Genomic DNA from Eptesicus fuscus isolate TK198812 chromosome 18, DD_ASM_mEF_20220401, whole genome shotgun sequence:
aattttgctgccAATAAAACTTCTCTTACAGtagtctattttaaaaaagaatgggggCCGTTATCTTTAAAAAGTTCCCTCATTTGGGGTTTCTCTGATGTTTCCTCAGGATTAGATTCAGATAAGTTCGTTTGGCCAGAAAACCACAGGAGCATTATTGCATCTCGCTGGTGTCACATGGGAGAAACACAGTATCTGCCTCCTCTCAGTGAGGTTAATGTTGATTACTTTGGTAAGGTCATGGTTTCGCCActtcattatttttgtaattagtaAATGTtattcgccgaaaccggtttggctcagtggatagagcgtcggcctgcggactgaagggtcccaggttcgattccggtcaagggcatgtaccttggttgcgggcacatccccagtgggaggtgtgcaggaggcagctgatcgatgtctctctctcatcgatgtttctaactctctatccctttcccttcctctctgtaaaaataaaaaaaaaaaaaaatcaatatatttaaaaaaaaatgtttttggtgTATAGCAGCACTTTTCTTAATAGCAGAAAGCAGAAATAGCCTGTCCAAAAACagggttattgttgtttttgtttgtttgcttgttttattgattttagagagtggagggagggagagagagagagagaaacattgatgtgagagagaaacatcaattggttgcctccctcatgcaccctgGCTgtggatcgaacctgaaacctgggtatgtgcactgaccgggaatcgaacctgtcaccttttggtgtatgggatgactctCTAACCaggtcacaccagccagggctggattgttgttgtttttaagtgagAATATATGCACATAGAATAATATTTTACATCAGGGGGAAATGATAGAATTATAGCTACACATAACACAGTTCaatctaaaaaaaatagagaataactTCATTTGTCTAAAGTTTCAAAGTATGTCAAAGCacacaaaatattatttaggAATGCAAATACTGTAGTCTTACCTCTCACAAGCACTCAGGATAATACCCTCTGTGATGAAGAAGGAACCACACAGACACTTCGGATAGTGATTTCCTGTAGGGTGGAAGGAAGGGCATGGAATTGGGAGAGGGTCACCTGGGGGAGAAGGGATGGGAGTGAGTATGAGGACACTCCCTGTTTCATGTTCTATGccatacatgtatttttaagatattattttacacttagtttttattttaaaaccatttttaggGAAACAATTGCAGTAgtgatataaagaaaataaaatgaggaagtgGGACGGAGTTGAGAAAGGTTGCATGAGGGGGTGGTGATGTTTGAGCAGAAACCTGAATGGAGAGAAGGAGCCTGTCGAGATGGCAGAGTTCGGGGGAGAGTTTACCTGGTtcccggttgcctcctgcccagagCATCCATGGCCATCTTACTTGGAGCTTGATATCCTGAATGTGTGGAGAACGTGAAAAAGGCAAACACCCCAATTCAAAAACAGAATTGGACACAACCAGAAATGTCCAATAAAGCAACAACAACCTTGCAAAGATGTGGCTGAGAGACCCGGGTGATAGAAAGAAGATGGGAGagaatgtttaaaacaaagtCCTCACCGTGGCCACTGTGGTTCCGTTGGTTGGAGCACAGCCCAGTACAGCAAAacgttgtgggttcagttcccagttagggcacatacctaggttgctggttcacattgatgtgtctctcgttcccttcctctttctctaaaatcaataaacatattctcaggtgaaggctttaaaaaaattattgagagaataaacaaaagcaaagtccttgttttttgtttttttcccctaagcCAAGCCTCACTTaggatatttcatatttttacttaCCTCAAAAACATACCTGTTTTTAGAAACTGAAAGGGAATTTCTTGTCCCTATGAGAACATGGGGACAAGGACATCCTAACACTCATGACTGTCATATGGCATGCTGCTAACTTTTATTGGAGCTATGGGGAAACTGTTAGCTGAGTATTGcacaattttatctttttattctttcataacCATAACCATTAAGTGGGTTGTACAACTTAACTCCTAAACACGGGTCTCAGGATTTTCTGTGTCAGAAAACTTGAAGACGTGAGAAAGATTTGGAATTGCTGCACAGCCCAACTGTCCACTTCAGCAGGCCCAAGACTTtagggtggttgtttttttttagttttaaaaatatatttttttttactgatttgacagagaggaagtgaggggtcacatgcccaggattcccaacatgcaagaggcagccaattgatgatgtttttctctcatagacgtttctatctctctatccctcttccttcctctctctctacaaatcaataaaaaatatttttaaaaatagaccttTTCATTATTAGATTTAACAAACTTTtgcaccctaaccggttttgctcagtggctagagcatcagcctgtggactgaagggtcccaggttcgattccaggtcggggcacatgcccaggttgcaggcttgatctctccctctcccttcctctctgaaatcaataaaaatatatttaaaaacaaacaaaacaaaaaaaaaacaagcttttGCAAATTGCTACATGTTTCTAAATACCTACTTTGAATTTCTGTTCCTATCGCTGTCCTTGGACCACAGTTGGAGTAGCACTGGTCTCTATTAGAGCGTGTACTGTCATTGTGTACCTGAGCATCTTTTTCATTGAAGATGAGTCCTTACAGGGCGACAGCTTTCTCATGGTCATTCCATATCCCCCACAACCTGGAACAGAAGGCTTTACGTCCGGCACACTATATATGCACACTTCATTTGGACAGGAACTAAAAATGTATGAGCAGAAAGAGGCATGGCCTTGTAAACATGAAAGTCAGGCTTGAAAGTCTGACCATGTGACTTTCAAGACTCGATTACTTCCTGGCTCTGAGGCTATTGGCAAGTCATTTAACGCCaccgtgcctcagttttctcatctgtgaaatgtggaTAATAACATGCAACTTGGATCTTGAGGCAGAGTGACACACTGATGGTAAAGCAATCAACCCATCAATGGCCATTATTGTTATTGCTGGTTCAACTACCATACAAAGTCAAACACTAAAATCTcagaaacagccctagctggtttggcccagtggatagaatgttggcctgtggactgaaaggtcccaggttcgattccggtcaagggcatgtaccttagttgcgggcacatctccagttgggggtgtgcaggaggcagctgatcaatgtttctctctcatcgatgtttctaactctctccccctctcccttcctctctgtaaaaatcaataaaatatatttaaaaaaataaataaaaataaaataaaatctcagaaaCAAACTACACTATATAGTCTCTGGGCAGGCTTTtactgtaaagggccagagagaaaatattttaggttttgggGCCAAAAGGACTCTGCTTCAGCTATTCGATTCTGCCACTGTAGTGCAAAAGCAGCCCTATGTAACATGTAGAGAATGGGGAGACGCTGTGTTCTTACACAACTTTATTCATAGACACGGACATTTCAGTCTCATTGTCTTCAAACGTCACAGAATATTATTCTGAAaagttttcaaccatttaaaaatgtaaaaacgaTTCTTAACTGACAGACCGTATAAAAACAGGCATCAGGCCAGATTTGAGCTGCCAGCTTTAGTTTGTTTAGCACAATCCTGTGTGAAACACTTCCTGCCTCAATTCAGTTAAAAATGCCTGCTGCGTATTGTCACCTGGGGTctacaggctggcgggggcggggggggggggggaggtaggaaAGATTGATTCTGCCATTtgctaaagattttttaaaatttaactttattttgcaATAATTCAGACTTAgacaaaaaataatgaagaaacaatagaacaagagaggaagggagagggagcgagggatagaaacatcaatgagagagaatcactgattggctgcctcctgcatgccccctactagggatggagcccacaacctgggcatgtgccctgaccagaaatccaactggagtcctcttggttcttgggtcaatgttcaacccgTGTGGGCTAATGTTGCATTTCTAAGACTGTATCTCTTCCTTAAGGGGCACATGGCTGTGTTTTGCGCTGATTTGACAGATCTGCCTACATCAGCATCACAGGGCTATTGAGAAGctccagtgcaaaatgaaaaggtGAGAGGTGTCACTTTCATCTCAAAACCCAGCAATGAAACACAAATTCTGCAGATCCTGGTGCTTTGAAGGTTGGCATTTGGAATGATTTTACCATAGCTGAACCATATCTCTGCATTTCTTAGAacggttctcaaactttagcatgcACCAAAAAAACCTGCAGGGTTTGTAAAAATATAGATTTCTGGACTTCATCCTTAAGAGTTTCTGATGGAAAGTTcctggggtggggccctgggatttgcatttttaacaagttccagCTATACAGTTGATCCAGGCACTACAATGCTCTGACCCCTAGTTTAGAGTTTTCCCGAGAATCCTAGGGCTGGGCTTCTATCTCGTGCACTCCTAGGGCGGGGTTAGGATTCTATCTCGTGCACTCAGGTTTATCTGGTCTCAACTTCCCCCTTCCGTCCTCTGAGGCAGCCGGGGGGCAAGGAGACCCTGGTTAAAGTCCAACCAACGGCCAGTTATCTAGCTGCTGACAGCGGGGCCTCCAGATTGCCTTTGCAAAGGGTCCGAGGCCGACTAGGGCCAGATAACGCTATCCTGTGTCACAAGGCTGCACGTGGCCTCGGGGCTGGTCCTGCGCTGGTTCCCCGCCCCCGGGTCAGCTGTCGCGGGGCGGAGCACGGGGCGGAGCGGGCTCGGGGACAGCGGGCAgggccggaggggcggggccaggcggcGGGTCCTCAGTCGAGTGACGCTGAGCGGCTGGCCCCGGCGCCGACTGTGGCGGAGCCCCGAAGCTGGAGGGTGGACATGCTGGGGGTCGATCGCATCCTTTCTCTGCTGCTGGTGTCGCTGTTGCCAGGGACGGCGCGCAGCTTTCGTGTAAGTCCACAGGGTCCCCACGCGGGGATGCATTGATAGGGGGACATGCTGGCGCAGGACTGGGCTGGGGCCACGGCCCAGGGGGGTCCTGCGGGGCGGCGGTCCTGGGATCCCGGGGTGCACTCCGCTGCCCGGCAGCCTGCGGGGCGCAGGCAGTAGACTGGCCTTCCCGtcgggggcgggccgggccgggcggggcgcgCGCGTCCTTCCCGGTAAGCCGGTCGCTTGTGTGTGTTCCGCTCCGGACGCCGGTTTCGCTGGGACCCAGGTCCCCAAAGGTGCCACGAGGAGGGGGGGGTGTGAGATGAGGTGCGCCCACACCCTTCCAGCTTCGCAGTTTTCCAGGAGGGGGGGATTCTGAATAGCGCGCGTCAGAGGAGGAAGTCTTGGGCTCTGGCTTGGGGCGCCCTCCCTGGCCCAGTGTGTGCTCTGCGGGGCGCTCCGGAAGGAGAAAACGGGGTCAGGGGAGGCCCCCCCCCGCAATGGGAACTTTGGGTTCATTGCTTTCGAGACGTCCTCTTTCCAAACACCTCGTGCCCTTCTTTGCCACTCCCCGCCGCCTCCTCTTTTTGGCTTGGATTTCCCAAACCTTCAGGGTCTGGCGGTGGAGGccgagggcgggctggaggcggGCGGCAGGTGGCAGCCGGAGCGGCTGCGGGGAGGTCTGCGGGAGCGAGCAGGTGAGGGGGGACCCGCCTGACGGGAGAAGAACAGCAGGGAATTGAAACCGCACCAGCCCCTCTGCGCGGTCCGCCAACCAGCTCCGGTTCCTCCAGAGTCTGGGTGGGCTGAGTGCGGGCCACGTTTTAAGGAGAAGTGGTGGAAATTCGGGCCCATGGACTATTAAATCATACCCTTTGATAAAGGCTCAGACTAGTAACTTGCCTAGAGCAAAGCCACACATGTCCATAAAACCTAGAGGTGAAGAATCTTAAGTATTTGGGAACGCCTACTGAACGCATTTTAATGTAGAGCTCCTCTTGGGAAAACGCCACCGCATAGGGAGTATTTGCTGCCCTGTCTACTGGGGTCCGTGGCTCCTGTGCCCCAGATATTTTGGCCAGGAGGCCTGGAGGAGCCCCCCAGGTGAGAGCTAGCCCGCGGTGAGAACCATGGGGGGGACAGGGGCAGAGACAGATGTGTGCCGGGAAGACAGACCTTTATGGTTAGATGGgctgtgggaagggagagaggtgggtTTATGGGTGAGGACCTGGTGGGCAGGGCGGTCCCCTGGGCAATGGTTGCTCATCCAGCAGCGGGGTGCCCTCCGACTGCCGTGCCAAGGCCCGCATTGGGAGGCTGGCCTCCCCCCAGGAATTCTTCCATGTCTAAgtgtccctccctgggcctggagctgaggaaAGCTACCAGCGGACCGGCTTTCCGTGATTCCCTtgtttacatttatctttttttaaaaaaatatatttttaaatcgatttcagagaggaagagggagaggtaaagagatagaaacatcaatgatgaaagagaagtaTTGATTGGCTGCTACCTTCTGTAGGTCCCCAACcagccggaatcgaacctgggacccttgagtccgcaggctgacgctccatccactgagccaaaccagctaggtccctCGTTTACATTTATTTAGAACAGCGGTTCTCAAACTTTTAACTGTCCtagaaatgaaaattgaaaatatttattcatctatGACATGTTAAGAAACTTacgtttttttgggggggaaaataaCAATGTTTCTCCCCAAAATTTAGGGTGAAGAGTGGTATTAGTTTTCACTTTTGCAAATCTCTTTCGTGTCTGTCTTAATCGAGGACAGTCGGAGGCTCATAACTGCTCCTGTATTCAGTGTTGCCATAGCATACGTCACGTAGCGTCTGAAAAGCTCCCCTGTGCACGcatgagagaatgagaaaggggagggcagttatggctTAGTCTTactatgaaaacaattttaactAAATGGACCCCTGGAAGGGTCTCGCAGACCGCACTTTGAGAACCGCTGATTTAGAATAATGTGTTTCTTATTGTAAGAGAACTTCCATACGCCTTGTGGGAAAAAAACGTTAAGCATTCAGAAAACtggaaagaagaaagtgaaaactGCCCATCACGTTACAATCCGTGGTGTCTGTACTGCAGTGATACAGTGTGGCCACGGATTGGTGGTGTGGATTCTAGGCAGGTTGGGCCCGTGTCAGTGGCCTTCAGGTTTTGAATGGGGACAAGGACGCTCTAACATTCCACAAAGCTGACGCGGGTTCCTGGTTGCAGGCGGACCTGACCTGACCTGGAACCCTCTCCTTGGCCACGGTCCTTTCTAAGGAACTCACCAGAACTCACCTGCACAGACCTGCCAGGGGACCCTCTTAGGAGCTGAGAAAATGGTCATCTTCAGGCAGCTCTCCCTGGGCGGGAAGGCCGCCCTGGCCGCCGGCACCGTCTTCGTGTCCATGATCATCTCCCGCTCCTACCTGTCTGAGAGCCTCGAGGTCAGGGCCTGGCGCTGGCTGTTccgcctgcagctggccctgttTGCCAACTCGCTCATGCTGATTGGCTCCCTCTACATCTGGCGTAGCACTGTCGGCAGCCTTAGCCACGCTCCAGCCTCACAGTCGGCCTGTTTTCGTCTTTGGAAGATGGCCGTCGTGGCCTTTCTGGCCCTGGCCCACTCCAGTTTCTTCACCATGCTCTTCTTGGTGGCCGAGGAGCCCTATCTCTTTTCCCTGGCCGCCTACTCCTGCCTCGGGGCGTACATCATCATGGTCTTCTTCCTCTGTACCCTCAGCGGCATGGAGCAGGCCTACCAGCTCCTGGCCTGGCGCAGTGGTAGGGTCGCGGGCAGCCTGGACAAGACAAGGAGGCTGGCGctcaggccggccctggccgTGGTGGTGACCGCCGTGCTCAGCATCGCGGGGCTGCTGAATGCTGCGCAGCCCCCCGCGGTGAAGACGGTGGAGGTGCCCATCCATCAGCTGCCCACCTCCATGGACCGCCTCAAGATCGTGCTCCTCTCCGACATTCACTTGGGCCCCACCGTGGGCAGGACCAAGATGGAGATGTTCGTGAGGATGGTGAACATGCTGGAACCGGACGTCACGGTGATCGTGGGGGACCTCTGCGATTCAGAAGCCTCAGTCCTGCGGACGGCTGTCGCGCCTTTGGGCCAGCTTCATTCACGCCTGGGCACCTACTTCGTCACCGGGAACCACGAATACTACACGTCGGATGTCAGCAACTGGTTTGCGCTGCTGGAGTCCCTGAATGTCAGGCCCCTGCACAACGAGAACGTGAAGATCTCTGCCACCCGCGCCCAGCGTGGGGGTGGCGAGGATGGCGACTGGATCTGCTTGGCCGGCGTGGATGACATTGAGGCAGACATCCTGCACTACTCTGGCCACGGGATGGATCTTGAGAAGGCGCTGGGGGGCTGCAGCCCGGACCACAGCACCATCTTGCTGGCTCACCAGCCCCTGGCTGCCAAGAGAGCCCTTCAGGCTCGGCCGGATATCAACCTGATCCTTTCTGGGCACACCCATGCTGGGCAAATCTTCCCCTTGAATGTGGCGGCCTATCTCCTGAACCCCTTCTTTGCTGGTCTCTAC
This window encodes:
- the TMPPE gene encoding transmembrane protein with metallophosphoesterase domain, whose amino-acid sequence is MVIFRQLSLGGKAALAAGTVFVSMIISRSYLSESLEVRAWRWLFRLQLALFANSLMLIGSLYIWRSTVGSLSHAPASQSACFRLWKMAVVAFLALAHSSFFTMLFLVAEEPYLFSLAAYSCLGAYIIMVFFLCTLSGMEQAYQLLAWRSGRVAGSLDKTRRLALRPALAVVVTAVLSIAGLLNAAQPPAVKTVEVPIHQLPTSMDRLKIVLLSDIHLGPTVGRTKMEMFVRMVNMLEPDVTVIVGDLCDSEASVLRTAVAPLGQLHSRLGTYFVTGNHEYYTSDVSNWFALLESLNVRPLHNENVKISATRAQRGGGEDGDWICLAGVDDIEADILHYSGHGMDLEKALGGCSPDHSTILLAHQPLAAKRALQARPDINLILSGHTHAGQIFPLNVAAYLLNPFFAGLYQVAQTTFVYVSPGTAYYGIPMRLGSRAEITELILQRAP